Genomic window (Oryza sativa Japonica Group chromosome 3, ASM3414082v1):
CCGCGTGGATCCGTTCGAGCTCGTCGGGCCGGTCCGGCTGAATCGATCAGAGCAGATACGTTTAGAGCAACGCGATTAAAGTAAGAAaaacttagattttttttggttgaCCATGTGTACGCACACATCCCCATACCTTATGGTCGCATGAGAGGGGTAtggcggcgccaccgcggcAGAGGACGGCGCGCGAGTCGCCGCagttggcgacgacgacgtggcgAGGGCCCagaacggcgacgacggccgtTGAGCCGACGTGGTCGCACTTGGGCAGCTGCATCTCGCACCGGCAGGTGGGGGCCGGGGCGACGCTCCCCCGTGACGAGGCCACGGCCTCCGCGTCCATCCGCGCGAAGCTCCTCTCCATGACGCCCCTCCACCGCGCCTCCTCGTCCAACCCCGCCGacccagcggcggcgccggcctcgtcgACCACGATCTCGTGCATCCGCTGCCCGCACGACGTCGCCACCTGCATGCACATGCAAACCATTCCAATAAGTACTACTCTCCGAGTCAAAACCGCCGCACATGCGCGCGCCGCGCGTTTCGGCGCATAGATCTATTGACACCATCAAAAAGGTGTTCGATTAAACAACTCGAGCAAAGAGAGCAAGGCACGCACATGAGAGCAGCCGTGGCCGTCGAACACCCCGAAGAAGTGGTGGCCGGGGAGGAACCCCGGGCAGGCGGAGACGGAGTCCTCCATGTCCCTCCGGCGTCCGCACACCGACGTAAAGCCGTACCTAGCGCGCTCCACCTCCCTGTCCTCCTCGTCCGTCGAGGCCTCTCCCCCGCCGCCATCAAGCCTCCGCCTCTTCCCGGaggtctcctcctccgccccacGCTCCGCGACCACCCTGAGCCGCCGGAtctccatccgccgccgcctcgccgctcgGCTCCCGGTGTCGCACTCCGGGCCCTTCCCCTCCGACGACGATCCAGCCACAACCTCGCAGCAAATCTCCGCCATGAACTAACAAAATCTCCGAAAGATCCCTTGCAACAGAGGGAGAGAAGGTGGGAGCTCCtctgctcagctcagctcagctcgtcAAGCAAGAAATGTTTTCTCTCCTCGAAGCGGTGAGAGCGATTGAGAAGAGGTGATGGCAAGTAGCGGCCGGCGATATAAAAGTGGGTGGGGGaaggggtgggggtgggagagGCGACGTGccacgcggcgggcgcgggccACACGTACAGTTGTGTGATCGCGCCGGGGGCCGTTGGATGCGGCTCCACGTGACGCGCGCCCGTGGCCGGTACGTGCCGCCCGGACGCGTGTCGAGGCTGGGACGCGTCCACCGGGCGGTCGCGAGCTGGGAGGCTTCACCGCGCGCCACGAGTTGGGCGAGGCGCTAGTAGCCGCGGCGGTGTTTGCTGTTCGGCGCGCGGGATGGGCGGGGCGACACGTAAACGAGGCGAGGCGCGAGCGAGCCGCGGTTCGGTTCACTCGGCTCGGCTGTGTGCGGGGTGCGGAGGGGGTGGGGGACCGTGTCGACGTGGCCTGAGCGCGGATCCGTGGAGAGATAAGAGTAACCGCAATGGaaaatggtaaagtaaggtgctctctataaaacatatacatctTAGCAATAGATTCGATTAATAGGAAACCACATTAATAGTATATCTACATTGGtatctgtcggtgacatgggaccgggagtatcatgacttagagacttgaggcagacgcgatcacccacgtggcctaaccccctcgggggggtcgggcccgagggtgatacggccgcccttctctttgtctccccgaggggtcgggctgcACCcggggccgaggcgccccgacccctcgtgggttttttgctccgcgtgtatgggttaggtgagcacagtggggctcacctaaccacatttattgcggtttggctgagcgtgtcacgccgcatgtaacgcagtgcagtgcactcatttatccggtctgtgaccagtcacagaccggtcagatcgcgggttaggtggcgacaggcggtctgacgcacgcctcgccccatcccgtcaggacgagggcttctaggcgctcgtccccagctggagctagcgtgttacctcccagagatggcacgttagtcctggtcagatatatgccaggcttcaccctaaccattacaggcaagatgttgtgtgaagaagggccaaCGTGCAGATTGCtgagctgacgcgtggtggacaagaatgaccgatttgtgaccagtctgacaccggtcatgtcgtcagcagacagccatgattccgcgtcgcgcctgctcccggcgaaagtggaggtaggtgcgggccgtcccatcagaaggtgactcgaacggcaaccatgcaaatctccgtccatttatgaaaaggtagggtaagtccccacagagagggaaaaatggtgcatgtggtatccccttaagatataaaaggaggaccttgcccacttagaagggaTGATTTTTTGGGggggacttttccagattgggaacctagaacgagggagaggctggctcatactttgtagctccttcatacacagatctcccaaaacacaggagtagggtattacgcttctcagcggcccgaacctgtatacatcgccggcgtcttgtgtgcttcctgtctcgcgaaccttccacagattgggagcttagagtctcacccagggtccccggccgaaccggcaaaggggggcctgcgcggtctcccggtgaggagccccacgctccgtcatctggcgcgccaggtaggggactctgcgagtgatcttctgagctctcgcactccttcgtgtgcgccaagcttttcctgttcagcccaatggccgagccagcaaaggcgcgcgacctctccccgagtatgagcggtgacgacggggagccaaacccacgccgtcgagctcgtactccaccgccccctccacgccaaagtcctaggcgggaaaaggcgctcgagagggctgaaggatccgcgacttcgacatccacaggaggtgaagaagggcggcgagatggggagcgtcgtctcctcgtctaccgcgacggcagcacgccccagggcgcgctccaagctgcaggcgcgctcctacgtcacccgcccgtcgcccatgacccggagtctccagcccaacgttggctggacgatgtggccaaattggtcatgactgcaaggcagcgcctagatgctggtgggcggtcctccgccaccaaggcctctggtgctgctaccaccggctccgcgtcgtcaagacgaagggcacgacgagcggcagccgctgttcgccattcggccgccactcctacgtcgactccttcgacccgggaagatctgcgtggggggccggacgcccgcaccagcatcgagcgccggcgtaatgaccgacgtgctgcccacacaacggagggcgcttcctcgtccagagtgtcacctcaccacggacgcggggatcagccctccgtgcccccggttggtggtgtcggctgtagagcctttgtggcgagccttcggaatgtccgttggcccccaaggttccggcccaccatcgccgaaaaatatgatggagcgtcaaccccgccgagtttctccaggtctacacgaccgggatcgaggccgccgggggtgacgacagggtcatggcgaatttctttcccatggccctgaagggacaggcacggggttggctaatgaacttgccacccgcgtctgtccactcttgggaggatttgtgccaacagttcaccatgaacttccaaggcacatatccgcgccccggtgaggaagcggacttgcacgcagtacagcgaagggacgatgagtcacttcgatcgtacattcagcggttctgtcaagtccgcaacaccataccatgcatccctgcacacgcggtaatctacgcgttcagggagggcgtgcggcacaaccgcatgctcgaaaagatcgcctccaaggagccccagactaccgcggagctttttcagctcgcggactgagtggctcgcaaggaggaggcctggacttggaacccctccgattccggtgtggcagcttcggccgtccccgggtccgccgctcggtcagggcggcgggacaggaggaggaagaagaggtcggcccattccgacgacgagggtcatgtcctcgccgtcgaaggCGTTTCgctggccacccgaaaggggaggcctgcgagcgacaaaaagaaggaagccgacgctccctgacctcggctacttggaagagcgaaggtggcgcgcggcccttcgagccgcgcgctaccagcagagcctgcgacgctaccatcagcgccacgtccgggcccgatcactctgcgtcgacgacctcgtcctacgccgtgtccaaacgcgtgctggactgagcaaactctcaccaatgtgggagggtccatatcgagtgatcggcgtcccccggccgggctccgttcggctggccacgggtgacggcacagagctgcctaacccgtggaacatcgaacaccttcgtcgcttctacccctaaagggggatcgggtgtcaggtttcggactcgggccaaccccgcacccccctcgggcgtgcagggttggccggggccttttcttttttttctcttccgtatttcaataaaagcattttcgatttcctaaaggctgtatctgtgctgttgtttccttttgaagaatcttgacttgaaataggtcactcgtgttcaatcctgccctcgggggctcgggtcggctaaaatcgccaaacggggcccagaaccgagccgtgccccagggcgtggtgaactccgggggggaatcggcaaaaacccacaatcgggtcacccataaccctcggtcaccacgttcccggcctggccagtctcgacatgtggatctccccaggcactagccccgacccgagccatttgaggactaggaccagggcacgagcccttgttcaaaccaagacacaaaaggaccgcggcacaggcatcctcgtctcatacacacaacaaatagaattgacacaaaaaatttcctctttatttgattgcagattaaatcagcctataacaagaagggggcccgaaggcctcggaagaagaaggaaaagctattaagattggcggaggcctgggggctcactccgacgcgcccgggtagccggcctcgccgtcgctgtcgtccgcaccgttGTCACCgcactcctcgtcggagttgaaggcaaacgcgagccgaggggccgctcattattgtcggtcggttttcccttgctgatacgcgcgatttgcgaccgccgGGATTCTGCCCGAAGaaagagagagcagggaggagaggcccccgagccgaacggcggcccaaggcccccgacggccggagctggccctccgcctgcttgtccgatggtgccaggcgcccccgacccccaggacggccccgaggccactgtgggaaggccgcccctgtcgtcctccgaccccgaggtcatcggcacagaagacgagtgcgccccgcgaggccgcttgggtgaagagcgccccagggatgcggcccctagcgaagaggatcggccccaccgaaaggtgcagcggcccgtctactttgttagtgaggccctccgggatgccaagacccgataccctcaggcccagaaaatgctttacgctattctgataacttcgaggaagttgcgccattatttccaggcgcatcgggtcacggtggttacgtcttatcccctcggccaaatcttatataaccgagagggtactggacgggtggtgaaatgggcaatcgaactctctgaattcgatttgcgctttgaaccaagccacgcgatcaagagccaggccctcgccgactttgtggcggagtggaccccagctcccgagctcgtctccgcccccgaggccagctcgagcCCAtagcagctgcctcacaccgccctctGGGTGATGTAGTTCGACGGCACCTGCAggaaccggccccacctgtcaccaggccttagaagtggcgtcacgcccgaccgcttccctcgaggagggcgatcgccctggcataacgccgggggctactgtcggtgacatgggaccgggagtatcatgacttagagacttgaggcagacgcgatcacccacgtggcctaaccccctcgggggggtcgggcccgagggtgatacggccgcccttctctttgtctccccgaggggtcgggctgcacccgcctcggccccgagggccgaggcgccccgacccctcgtgggttttttgctccgcgtgtatgggttaggtgagcacagtggggctcacctaaccacatttattgcggtttggctgagcgtgtcacgccgcatgtaacgcagtgcagtgcactcatttatccggtctgtgaccagtcacagaccggtcagatcgcgggttaggtggcgacaggcggtctgacgcacgcctcgccccatcccgtcaggacgagggcttctaggcgctcgtccccagctggagctagcgtgttacctcccagagatggcacgttagtcctggtcagatatatgccaggcttcaccctaaccattacaggcaagatgttgtgtgaagaagggccaaCGTGCAGATTGCtgagctgacgcgtggtggacaagaatgaccgatttgtgaccagtctgacaccggtcatgtcgtcagcagacagccatgattccgcgtcgcgcctgctcccggcgaaagtggaggtaggtgcgggccgtcccatcagaaggtgactcgaacggcaaccatgcaaatctccgtccatttatgaaaaggtagggtaagtccccacagagagggaaaaatggtgcatgtggtatccccttaagatataaaaggaggaccttgcccacttagaaggcATGATTTTTTGGGggggacttttccagattgggaacctagaacgagggagaggctggctcatactttgtagctccttcatacacagatctcccaaaacacaggagtagggtattacgcttctcagcggcccgaacctgtatacatcgccggcgtcttgtgtgcttcctgtctcgcgaaccttccacagattgggagcttagagtctcacccagggtccccggccgaaccggcaaaggggggtctgcgcggtctcccggtgaggagccccacgctccgtcagtatctatagctctcttaTGCATTGCcttgtttttctctatagactatctctaagttagtagatagttttgctctctctcttcatttaatacctTCCAAATAGGAAAATATACTGACATGGATTTCTTGTAGAgagtttatagataactattgtgggTGCACTAAGAGTGGGTAGAGGTCggtaggggagaggaggggacaCGTGGAGGGAAGGGGTTAGCGGTGGGGTGTACGGTTCTACGTCGTCTCGTTGCGTCGCCGTCCGGGTCAGGCTCTGTCCAGCTCGTACCTGCGGCTTCGCCCATGTGGACGTGAGTGGACCTGTGCGTTTAAATTTGACACTGGCTTGTGTTTTTCATGGGATATTTCGTGTTTCTACAGCTAGATATTTTGTTCGAGTCGTGTTTGCCAGCGTCTGATCGTGTTTCTACGATGTGGGTTTTATTATTTCAGAATTTCTCCTCAACACTCCTCCTAAAATGTGAATAGGAGATAGACTTGCATTGAAACTTTATAATCAAATTAAAGCACGGTGTTTGTCTTTAAACTTGTACCTGGTGTCACCCCCAACTTTAAACTTAACATGCATATCAAGCCCctctaatattttaaaatatttttaaaaagaaaatattgtaaaatattttaaaagagaTTCACCTTTTGATTACTGCTGTGGCTAGTTAgatgtggattttcatccctcgtGAGGATGCCCCCTCTTTGCTTGCATGttatctaaatagttattaatttttttttaaaaaataataatataaattaatatgaaatatatcacttcacaaacatgtaagGCCAAAATCGATttctacaagttgcaacaaaaagaacCAATTAAACTGAAAATTGTTATAGTATGTTTGcagttatatttgttatttttgttacagttTTTGAAAATTAAATTTGGCCTTGCATGTctgtgaagtaatatattttatattaatctatcttgtgatttttttttaaaaataactatttAGGTGACACGTACAAAACGAGAAGATATCTCCTTATGAAAACACTTTTCCTTGGCTAGGTCCCACTTTGACTCATTTTACCATTGGTAATCTTATCTTACTGTCATGCACGATATGGGCCCTGTTTGGTTACATCGGCTAATTATTAGCCCCCACCTTTTAGCTCTAAATTAGCCCCCACCTTTTAGCTCTAAATTAGCCCTTAAGGATACAAACATGTAGGCTAATTTGGGGCTAAAGTGAATTAGTccccctcaaaacattagcccctccaaggggtgctaatggggctaatttttTGTGGGGACCATCAAAAAGCAGCcatatctccctctctctctcctctctctttactctctctccaccttttagccCTCAATTAGCCTATGGATTCAAACATATCACcctaggctaatgtttagcctaccaattcaAGACTAAACATTAGTTCTCAAAATTAGCCTGAGGCTAATCTTCAAAACAGGGCCATGGTCAGTGTCTACCGACAACCATTTTGCCTTCCTGAAGTGCTCTACTCTACTTTGGTTAGCCGATGCTATTGCTCCATGGGAGcgaggagagatcgagatgagaAATGgtctactccatccatcctacAAAGAGTCAATTCCTAGCACTCCTAGTAGATGGAATTAGTGGAGAGTGAGAATGACTAAAATGCCCTTAATCAttgaaaaaagtagtaagaGTGATAGGTAGGTAAAGGGTATTAAAGGaataaaacttctcgttttacgtgatgAGAGAAGGTAGGAGGGTAGAAGTAGGTTTTTTGTGGGATAAAATTCAAACTCtaggaattgagtttttttttggacggagggagtaggtggtAAGCCACATTAGGCCATGTACAACACTTCACTCTGTCCTGTGGTTTCACGGCTCCATGTCGGAGCCAAGCCGAGCTGGCAGCCGAATGCGTGGTTCCGCAGGCTGGAAATGCGCTTGCAGAGGGAACGCTTGAAGCGTCGCACCTGGGCTCGAGAGCCGCGAAGCCACAGCTCGAAGACTCACGTTAGAGGAGTCGGAGCCCCGCGCGTCGTCTCATTCGATCGGTCCCCTCGTGCACCTACCCCAAATCCCCATCTCGTcatggtcgtcgtcgccgctcactgCCGCCATTGTGGTCGCGTTGCCACTTGCCAGATCCGCCGCCATTGCTGCTCCCCACCGCCGGATCCGGTAAGCTCATGGCCGGAGAAGCACCGTCGCCGACGCTTGCAAagaagggagggggagaggaaccgtcgccgccgttgtggTCGCGTCGCCGCTCATTGGCAAATCCGCCGCCCAACTCTCTCTCATCGCCGGAGAGCTCAAGCACCACCGATCTCGTCGCCCTCATCTCGTCTAGAGAGAAGGAGATGGGAGATGGGGAGCTCGCGGTGGCGTGAGGGACTGGGAGGGAAGGGGTCTCGCTGGCGAGGTCactgggaggggaggggtctCGCCAGCAGGGTGGACTGGGAGGAAAGCGCCGATGGTCTCGTGGAGAAGAAGGCGACGAGATGtctagggagagagagagaataaaaaagAGAGGGGGAAGAGGCAGACAACGGATCCATAGTATTTAGGGGTGCATATGTATTTCTTTTGGTTGTTATAGGGATAAAGTTTTTAATAGGTTTGATACTAACATACACTATAAGGATTGTCATATAAATATAGGGGCTGAAatgcaaaatatat
Coding sequences:
- the LOC4332374 gene encoding probable protein phosphatase 2C 30: MAEICCEVVAGSSSEGKGPECDTGSRAARRRRMEIRRLRVVAERGAEEETSGKRRRLDGGGGEASTDEEDREVERARYGFTSVCGRRRDMEDSVSACPGFLPGHHFFGVFDGHGCSHVATSCGQRMHEIVVDEAGAAAGSAGLDEEARWRGVMERSFARMDAEAVASSRGSVAPAPTCRCEMQLPKCDHVGSTAVVAVLGPRHVVVANCGDSRAVLCRGGAAIPLSCDHKPDRPDELERIHAAGGRVIFWDGARVFGMLAMSRAIGDSYLKPYVICDPEVRVMERKDGEDEFLILASDGLWDVVSNEVACNVVRACLRSSGRRERNRSSPTSNLSPRQSSSSGDEAPNDGAPSAAAGSESDEESAAEEDKACAEAAVLLTKLALARQTSDNVSVVVVNLRRRKL